The Marivivens aquimaris DNA segment CCCGCTCGGCCTCACGCTGACGCTGCTCCTCTTCCTGACGCCGGCGTTCTTCAAGAAGACGCTGGTCGGCGATCAACCCTTCGCGATCGAGCTCGGCCTCGAGGCCTTCGCGTTGTGCGCGTTCGGCATCGAGCATGGCTTGCAGCCCTTCGATGCGGGCCTCGTTCTGGCGCTGCAGGTTGGCAAGCTCGGTTTCCTTGGCGGCGAGCGTCGCTTCAAGCGCGGCCTTCTGTTCGTCGAAGGCTTCGCGCAGGTCGGCGACGGCGGACTGGATTTCCGAATTGCGCGCGGCCTGGCTGGCGGCAAGCGCCTCGCGGAGCTTGGCGATCTCGGCCAGCACTTCGGCGCTCGGTTCGGGGGCAGGGGCGGCGGGGACATCGAGCGCTTCCTCGACCGCAATCAGCGCGTCATTGACCCGTTGCTCGGTCTCATCGGGTGGAAACTCCAGCCGCCCGCCGGTGCCGGGGCGGCGGTCCTGGAAGGTCTCGACATCGGAGGTCTCGAGCGCACTGTCGCCCTCCTGCAGGCCAGTCGCTAGGAAATACGCGACCCCGGCACCGCCCAAGGCGAGGGCAGCGGCGAGCGCACCGACCCCGAGGCTGTTACCCCGGCGTTTGGATTTACCGCGCTGGCTGAATTGATCGAGGCGGTTTTGAAGGTCAGGAGGGGTTTGATCGGCCATGGTCAATTGCTCACATAGATCGCGCTCTCGTCGCGCCAGGCACAGATCGCCTCGTCGCCGATGCGCAGCGTCCAGTAGGTGTTGACCCCGAGCACGCGGACGGTATTGCCTTGCTGGGTCCAGTTCACCGTGCGTTCGCGGCCCTGGTCATCGGCCTTGAAGAGGGCGGGCTGGCGACCACTCTCCGGGAAGACAAAATACGTGTAGCGCCCGTCGTCGTAGATATGGCTGGGGCGGAAATCCCCTTTTCCCGAGACGCGGTAGTTGTAGTTGCGCGGTGCCTCAAAGCCCTTGGGCTGGGTCGCACCTGCCGCGCGGCGCTCCTCGTCGGGGTAGCGGAAGCGTACCTCGAAGAACATTCCGGTGCGGTTCGGGATCGAGCCCTCGCGCAGATGGAAGGAATAGGTGCGGCGGTTGGTGATCACCGTCATGTTGGTCGAGGCATTGGCCACATGCGGTTTGATCGTGAGCACATTGCCAAGCTCGGGGATCGGATCGACCTGGAAGCTTTCGGTGTCGCCGACAATCACCGCCTCGAACCTCTCCCCAGCCCCGAAATGAATCGTGGTCGAATGACGCAAGTCAGTTTCGATCCGGTAGACCTGGTTTTCATTATAGACGGCAGTGCGGATGCGGATGTCGAGCGGGCCGCCTTGCGGCGTGGCTTCAGCATAGGCGGCAACAGGAAGAGCAAGCGCCAGGAGGAGCGCGGGCAGGGATTTCATCTTGGTCAGTTCTCCAGGGTCTCGGCGTCGACGCGGTAGGAGGTCACCACGAAGCCCAAGGGGTTGGCCCAGACGTCCTGAAGGCGCTGGCGGGTTTCGGGTTGGAAGTCGTAGCCGACGGTGGCGACATAAGACCTGGTCACGGTGCGGGTATCGCGGGGACGGCGCAGCGTGCGGGTGAAGCGGACCTGCGCCACACCGCGCTCGATCTGGTTAACCGACTTGATCACCACCTCGATCTTGGCGTCGCGGCCATAGACGGTGATCGGGTAGTCCTCATTGGTAGAGGACCAGAGATCGCGCAAAGTGTGTGCCGCATCGCCGTCCGAACGATCCAGCACCGAGTTGATACGCTGCTCGCCATCGGTCAGGTCATAGGTCTCGCGGTCATCCACATAGGCTACGAGATTGGCCTGGATGATGGCGTCGCTCTCGGACAGCGTCAGCGCCTGGACGGCGGCGACCCGATCCATCTCGCCCGTTTCCTTGTCGACCACGACGACGAAGGTTTCGGTCGATTTGAGCGGAAAGAGGCTGGCGCCCGCGACCATGCCGGCGACGCCGACCAGCACACCGGCCGCCGCGACAAACCATGCGAAGCGCTCACGCCGCCTTGGCCCGTAGATGAAATCCGCCTCGAAAGCGTCGCGGTCAGGCGCGGAGGAACTGGTTACAGTCTTCTTCAAAGTGGTCGTCTTTCAAATCAGGGTTTGCGAAAGGCCTTGGCGGCGGAGAGGAGCGCGCCGGGGCTTTGCCGGATCAGCTCGCCGGTCTTCACCACGCCCGCATTGGCCATCTGGTTCAGTTCCTGCGGAGACTTGCCGGTGACGAGACGCGAGGCGGCACCCGTGCCGTACTCGCGCGTGTTCACGAAGCCCTGACGTGCGAGGCCGGTCAGACCCACGGCATTCGAGGCAATGCCCACCACGCCGGTAAGGTTGGAGGCGATGTAGGGCACCGACGCCATGATC contains these protein-coding regions:
- a CDS encoding TrbG/VirB9 family P-type conjugative transfer protein; its protein translation is MKSLPALLLALALPVAAYAEATPQGGPLDIRIRTAVYNENQVYRIETDLRHSTTIHFGAGERFEAVIVGDTESFQVDPIPELGNVLTIKPHVANASTNMTVITNRRTYSFHLREGSIPNRTGMFFEVRFRYPDEERRAAGATQPKGFEAPRNYNYRVSGKGDFRPSHIYDDGRYTYFVFPESGRQPALFKADDQGRERTVNWTQQGNTVRVLGVNTYWTLRIGDEAICAWRDESAIYVSN
- a CDS encoding virB8 family protein, whose protein sequence is MKKTVTSSSAPDRDAFEADFIYGPRRRERFAWFVAAAGVLVGVAGMVAGASLFPLKSTETFVVVVDKETGEMDRVAAVQALTLSESDAIIQANLVAYVDDRETYDLTDGEQRINSVLDRSDGDAAHTLRDLWSSTNEDYPITVYGRDAKIEVVIKSVNQIERGVAQVRFTRTLRRPRDTRTVTRSYVATVGYDFQPETRQRLQDVWANPLGFVVTSYRVDAETLEN